One Nocardia farcinica genomic region harbors:
- a CDS encoding TetR/AcrR family transcriptional regulator: MTAERKSDTRRELLEAAASLISDAPGQDVPLRAICDRVGVKLPTLYHFFGSKDGLLTAVIEYGFASYLALKQATEPTGDPIEDIRRGWDTHVRFGLEHAGFYALMYGQVTPHRRPEAAAGPQAALLRLCKDAERQGRLAVPAGVAADHILAANVGVTLFLITAAEQDLALANHVRDATIAAITGLPATPAVERDGRAALARRLLHVLAGAEDEIGSAEVALLRKWLATLTDTESA, translated from the coding sequence GTGACAGCAGAACGCAAGAGCGATACACGACGCGAGCTCCTGGAGGCCGCGGCGTCGCTGATCAGCGATGCGCCCGGCCAGGACGTGCCGTTGCGCGCGATCTGCGATCGGGTCGGCGTGAAGCTGCCGACGCTGTACCACTTCTTCGGCAGCAAGGACGGCCTCCTCACGGCGGTCATCGAGTACGGCTTCGCGAGCTACCTCGCGCTCAAGCAGGCGACCGAGCCGACCGGCGACCCGATCGAGGACATTCGCCGCGGCTGGGACACGCACGTGCGCTTCGGCCTCGAGCACGCCGGTTTCTACGCGCTCATGTACGGCCAGGTCACCCCGCACCGGCGGCCGGAGGCAGCCGCTGGTCCGCAGGCGGCACTGCTCCGGCTCTGCAAGGACGCCGAGAGGCAAGGCCGACTGGCGGTCCCGGCTGGCGTCGCCGCCGATCACATACTCGCCGCCAACGTTGGCGTCACGCTCTTCCTCATCACCGCCGCCGAGCAGGATCTCGCCCTCGCCAACCATGTTCGCGACGCTACGATCGCGGCGATCACCGGCCTGCCCGCCACACCGGCGGTCGAGCGGGACGGCCGGGCCGCCCTCGCTCGCCGGCTGCTGCACGTTTTGGCCGGCGCCGAGGACGAGATCGGCTCGGCCGAGGTGGCGCTGCTTCGCAAGTGGCTCGCCACGCTCACCGACACCGAGTCGGCATAG
- a CDS encoding IclR family transcriptional regulator — MSHAKIHFLWSQEGNRTLRIVSRMGAVLPASTSAGGKALLADLPDDALRQLYQNPGAAALGDALSDRELAALLREIRACRRNGFATTNQQTEKGVSAVAVPLRDHTGRAIASMSISAPSARFAELLAPESIQLIMASQHDLQSDVAALGL, encoded by the coding sequence ATGTCCCACGCCAAGATCCACTTCCTGTGGAGCCAAGAGGGGAACCGGACGCTGCGCATCGTCTCGCGCATGGGTGCGGTGCTGCCAGCCAGCACATCGGCCGGCGGCAAAGCCCTGCTCGCCGACCTCCCCGACGACGCGCTCCGCCAGCTCTACCAGAATCCGGGCGCCGCAGCACTGGGCGACGCGCTCAGCGACCGCGAGCTCGCGGCACTGCTGCGTGAGATCAGGGCTTGCCGCCGCAACGGCTTCGCGACCACCAACCAGCAGACCGAGAAAGGGGTCAGCGCTGTCGCGGTGCCCCTGCGCGACCACACCGGCCGCGCCATCGCCTCGATGTCGATTTCAGCCCCCTCAGCGCGCTTCGCCGAGCTGTTGGCACCCGAGTCGATCCAGCTGATCATGGCCAGCCAGCACGACCTTCAATCCGACGTGGCCGCACTGGGACTCTGA
- a CDS encoding aldehyde dehydrogenase family protein: MNRSMSVAGTGTPARTVRAAEIATLVERDWRLLIGGALVPAEGGATFTVGDPFTQESLAEVPDASLADVDRAVAAAEAALPGWRATPALERADLVRRLADLVEEHSEELALLDTIDAGSPISNSRFDVEIALSQMRMYAGFALEMKGATIPASENLPLTLREPVGVVAKIFPYNHPLMFACRIAAPLVAGNPVVAKPPEAAPLSTLRLAELANEVFPPGVVNVVVGNGPAVPDRLVRHPAVRRIGFIGSEPTGRAIQRAAAESGVKHVTLELGGKNAMVVFDDADLEKAAAGAVAGMNFTWSGQSCGSNSRLLVHRSLHDRLVDRVVELVEARTVGDPLDEGSEQGTMINRTQFDKSMLYIDMALAEGAVVRTGGGRPKGPEFEGSLFVAPTVLVDVVHSARVAREEVFGPLLSVIPFDTEDEAVAIANSVEYGLTGSVWTKDLDRAVRVARALEAGFVWVNGSSQHFLNVPYGGVKASGVGGKEECLEELLSYTEEKVINIMV, translated from the coding sequence ATGAACCGATCGATGTCCGTCGCCGGCACCGGCACCCCCGCCCGCACCGTCCGGGCGGCCGAGATCGCCACCCTGGTGGAGCGTGACTGGCGACTTCTGATCGGCGGCGCGCTCGTGCCGGCCGAGGGCGGGGCTACGTTCACCGTGGGTGACCCCTTCACCCAGGAGTCGCTCGCCGAGGTCCCCGACGCATCGCTGGCAGACGTCGATCGCGCGGTCGCCGCTGCTGAGGCTGCATTGCCGGGCTGGCGGGCCACACCGGCGCTCGAACGGGCCGATCTGGTGCGCCGGTTGGCGGATCTCGTCGAGGAACACAGTGAGGAGCTTGCACTGCTCGACACGATCGACGCGGGCTCGCCGATCTCCAATTCCCGTTTCGACGTGGAGATCGCATTGAGCCAAATGCGAATGTATGCCGGGTTCGCACTCGAGATGAAGGGAGCGACCATCCCGGCAAGTGAGAACCTGCCTCTCACATTGCGGGAGCCGGTGGGGGTGGTCGCGAAGATCTTTCCCTACAACCACCCGCTCATGTTCGCGTGCCGGATTGCCGCGCCGCTGGTCGCCGGCAACCCGGTCGTGGCCAAGCCGCCGGAGGCAGCGCCGCTGTCGACTCTGCGGCTGGCCGAGCTGGCCAACGAGGTGTTCCCGCCAGGTGTGGTCAACGTCGTTGTCGGCAACGGGCCTGCAGTGCCGGACCGGCTGGTGCGGCACCCGGCGGTTCGCCGGATCGGGTTCATCGGCTCCGAGCCGACCGGCCGGGCGATCCAGCGCGCGGCGGCCGAGAGCGGGGTCAAGCACGTGACGCTGGAGCTCGGTGGCAAAAACGCGATGGTGGTCTTCGATGACGCTGACCTCGAGAAGGCTGCGGCCGGCGCGGTCGCCGGTATGAACTTCACCTGGTCCGGGCAGTCCTGCGGCTCCAACTCCCGGCTACTCGTGCATCGTTCGCTGCACGACCGGCTGGTGGACCGTGTCGTGGAGCTGGTCGAGGCGCGAACTGTCGGCGATCCGCTCGACGAGGGATCCGAGCAGGGCACCATGATCAACCGCACTCAGTTCGACAAGTCCATGTTGTACATCGATATGGCGCTGGCGGAGGGCGCAGTGGTCCGCACCGGGGGCGGACGTCCCAAGGGGCCAGAGTTCGAGGGATCGCTGTTCGTGGCGCCGACTGTGCTGGTCGATGTGGTGCATTCGGCGCGCGTCGCCCGCGAGGAAGTCTTCGGGCCGCTGCTCTCGGTCATCCCGTTCGACACCGAGGACGAGGCGGTCGCGATTGCCAACAGCGTCGAGTACGGCTTGACCGGCAGCGTCTGGACCAAGGACCTCGACCGCGCGGTGCGCGTCGCGCGCGCTCTGGAGGCCGGGTTCGTGTGGGTTAACGGTTCGAGTCAGCACTTCCTCAACGTGCCGTACGGAGGCGTGAAGGCCTCCGGCGTGGGCGGCAAGGAGGAGTGCCTGGAGGAACTGCTCTCCTACACCGAGGAGAAGGTCATCAACATCATGGTGTGA
- a CDS encoding fumarylacetoacetate hydrolase family protein, with protein MDRELPAYPTLFVKFADSLLGARDDITKPAETAALDREVELMVVICAEVRRAGEAEVGAAIAGFTIMNDISLRDWQFRTTVPGADTTGRPVDLSEVVVYVGPRCHFVHYGCVGESCSTRSLSSSRPRRAPARRTEALRTTGRSLRRHVHRRTGGNSAHVARQMVADVRP; from the coding sequence ATGGACCGTGAATTGCCGGCGTACCCGACGCTGTTCGTGAAGTTCGCCGACTCCCTCCTCGGCGCCCGGGACGACATCACCAAGCCGGCCGAGACCGCCGCGCTCGACCGGGAGGTCGAATTGATGGTGGTCATCTGCGCCGAGGTGCGCCGAGCGGGCGAGGCGGAGGTAGGCGCGGCGATCGCCGGCTTCACGATCATGAACGACATATCCTTGCGGGACTGGCAGTTCCGCACCACGGTGCCCGGCGCCGATACCACAGGCCGACCTGTCGACCTCTCCGAAGTAGTGGTGTACGTCGGTCCCCGTTGTCACTTCGTGCACTACGGGTGCGTGGGGGAGAGCTGCTCAACCAGGTCGCTGTCTTCGAGTCGCCCAAGGCGCGCGCCGGCGAGGAGAACTGAGGCACTCCGGACGACTGGACGCAGCCTTCGACGGCATGTGCACCGCCGTACGGGCGGGAACTCCGCACATGTAGCGAGACAGATGGTGGCGGATGTACGACCGTGA
- a CDS encoding IS5/IS1182 family transposase, protein MVELFSGLRPRKFARLITRLRREGADRPLRGRPWGLCFEDRVLLVATYWRTNLTMRQLAAVFGVSKSAAARVIEDLGPALGLRPRVRFPHGAVLIVDGTLVPTRDHDVAAPSKNYRYSTNHQVVIDADTELVVALGRPLPGNRNDCRAYGESGAAHACRNAVVIADGGYQGTSAIIPHRRVPGRDLPEWKQAHNASHRKVRARVEHTFSRMKTWKILRDCRLRGNGVAVAMAGVATLANLAHAR, encoded by the coding sequence ATGGTGGAGTTGTTCAGTGGGCTGCGGCCACGCAAGTTCGCCCGCCTGATCACGCGGTTGCGGCGTGAGGGCGCCGACCGGCCGTTGCGGGGCCGGCCCTGGGGGTTGTGCTTCGAGGACCGGGTGTTGCTGGTGGCCACCTACTGGCGCACCAACCTCACGATGCGGCAGCTGGCAGCGGTGTTCGGGGTATCGAAGTCCGCCGCGGCCAGAGTGATCGAAGATCTCGGCCCGGCCCTGGGTTTACGTCCCCGTGTCCGGTTTCCGCATGGCGCGGTGTTGATCGTGGACGGCACCCTGGTCCCGACCCGGGACCACGATGTGGCTGCACCCAGCAAGAACTACCGGTACTCGACCAATCATCAGGTCGTCATCGACGCCGACACCGAACTCGTCGTCGCTCTCGGCCGGCCGCTGCCGGGCAACCGCAACGATTGCCGCGCCTACGGCGAGTCAGGCGCGGCCCATGCCTGCCGCAACGCGGTGGTGATCGCCGATGGCGGCTACCAGGGCACGAGCGCGATCATCCCGCACCGCCGTGTCCCGGGCCGGGACCTACCGGAGTGGAAACAGGCCCACAACGCCTCCCATCGCAAGGTCCGTGCTCGTGTCGAGCACACCTTCTCCCGGATGAAGACCTGGAAGATCCTGCGGGACTGCCGTCTACGTGGCAACGGTGTCGCTGTCGCGATGGCCGGAGTCGCCACCCTGGCCAACCTCGCCCACGCCCGCTGA